One genomic segment of Oncorhynchus mykiss isolate Arlee chromosome 10, USDA_OmykA_1.1, whole genome shotgun sequence includes these proteins:
- the LOC110533419 gene encoding putative transcription factor Ovo-like 1: MGQHQGHFYHPATLALASRAKPRPRVPPSSGDFLCSVCHKVFPLQRMLTRHLKCHSMVKRHPCRYCGKGFNDTFDLKRHMRTHTGIRPYRCELCDKAFTQRCSLESHLRKIHGVRQQYAYRQRRSKIFVCEDCGYTSNRPEEYFLHVRQCHPGSPALRRYYRRQAHEGTNNVPAEHKLSPFLMYPTGYYVG; this comes from the exons ATGGGCCAGCACCAGGGTCATTTCTACCACCCTGCTACACTGGCACTGGCATCCCGAGCCAAG CCCCGCCCCCGTGTACCCCCCAGCTCGGGTGACTTCCTGTGTTCGGTGTGTCACAAGGTGTTTCCCCTGCAACGCATGTTGACGCGTCACCTCAAGTGCCACAGCATGGTGAAGAGACACCCCTGCCGCTACTGTGGCAAGGGATTCAACGACACCTTCGATCTCAAGaggcacatgcgcacacacacag GTATCCGTCCATACCGTTGTGAGCTATGTGACAAGGCCTTCACACAGCGCTGCTCCCTTGAATCCCACCTGAGGAAGATCCATGGCGTGCGCCAGCAGTACGCCTACCGCCAGCGCCGCTCCAAGATCTTTGTATGCGAGGACTGTGGCTACACGTCCAACCGTCCCGAAGAGTACTTCCTCCACGTGCGCCAGTGCCACCCGGGCAGCCCCGCCCTGCGGCGCTACTACCGTCGCCAGGCACACGAGGGCACCAACAACGTGCCTGCCGAACACAAACTCAGTCCCTTCTTGATGTATCCCACTGGGTACTATGTGGGTTGA
- the LOC110533418 gene encoding sphingolipid delta(4)-desaturase/C4-monooxygenase DES2 isoform X1 has protein sequence MGNTVTRDDFEWVYTEQPHCSRRKQILAKHPEIKSLMGPDPQLKWVVTAMVLTQVLCCFLVRDLSWKWLIFWAYMFGGCINHSLTLAIHDISHNVAFGNKDAMCNRLFGIFANLPIGVPYSISFKKYHVDHHRYLGGHGLDVDVPTHLEARLFSSPARKILWLFLQPLFYALRPLVVNPKPVGRLELLNLMVQLAFNAFIVYLWGLKPLVYLIAGSLLCMGLHPISGHFIAEHYMYLSGIETYSYYGPLNYITFNVGYHMEHHDFPSIPGSRLPQVKQMAPEFYDDLPQHDSWTRVLWDFVFCDSLGPYSRIKRTFPLAKQD, from the exons ATGGGGAACACGGTAACGAGGGATGACTTCGAGTGGGTATATACGGAGCAACCGCACTGTAGTCGGAGGAAGCAGATATTAG cCAAGCACCCAGAGATCAAGTCTTTGATGGGCCCTGACCCCCAGCTCAAGTGGGTGGTGACAGCCATGGTCCTAACCCAGGTGCTCTGCTGCTTCCTGGTACGTGACCTCAGCTGGAAGTGGCTAATCTTCTGGGCCTACATGTTTGGCGGTTGCATCAACCACTCCCTCACGCTCGCCATCCACGACATCTCGCACAATGTGGCCTTTGGGAATAAGGACGCTATGTGCAACCGCCTCTTTGGCATCTTCGCCAACCTACCAATTGGCGTGCCCTACTCCATCAGCTTCAAGAAGTACCATGTGGACCACCACCGTTACCTGGGTGGCCATGGACTCGACGTGGACGTCCCGACCCACCTGGAGGCTCGTCTCTTCAGCTCCCCCGCACGCAAGATCCTGTGGCTCTTCCTGCAGCCGCTATTCTACGCGCTTCGTCCCCTGGTGGTCAACCCTAAACCTGTAGGCAGGCTCGAGCTGTTGAATTTAATGGTGCAGCTAGCATTCAATGCTTTCATAGTGTACCTCTGGGGGCTTAAGCCTCTGGTCTACCTGATAGCAGGTTCGCTGTTGTGTATGGGACTGCACCCGATCTCGGGGCATTTTATCGCCGAACACTATATGTACCTGAGCGGGATCGAGACGTACTCGTACTACGGGCCGCTGAACTATATCACCTTTAATGTGGGCTACCACATGGAGCACCATGACTTTCCCAGCATCCCCGGCAGCCGGCTCCCTCAG GTGAAACAGATGGCTCCAGAGTTCTATGATGATTTACCACAGCATGACTCATGGACACGGGTGCTCTGGGACTTTGTGTTTTGTGATTCGCTTGGACCTTACTCCAGAATTAAACGCACCTTCCCATTGGCTAAGCAAGACTAA
- the LOC110533418 gene encoding sphingolipid delta(4)-desaturase/C4-monooxygenase DES2 isoform X2, with translation MGNTVTRDDFEWVYTEQPHCSRRKQILAKHPEIKSLMGPDPQLKWVVTAMVLTQVLCCFLVRDLSWKWLIFWAYMFGGCINHSLTLAIHDISHNVAFGNKDAMCNRLFGIFANLPIGVPYSISFKKYHVDHHRYLGGHGLDVDVPTHLEARLFSSPARKILWLFLQPLFYALRPLVVNPKPVGRLELLNLMVQLAFNAFIVYLWGLKPLVYLIAGSLLCMGLHPISGHFIAEHYMYLSGIETYSYYGPLNYITFNVGYHMEHHDFPSIPGSRLPQISHDWAGAQPPVGPPTWETGQANQ, from the exons ATGGGGAACACGGTAACGAGGGATGACTTCGAGTGGGTATATACGGAGCAACCGCACTGTAGTCGGAGGAAGCAGATATTAG cCAAGCACCCAGAGATCAAGTCTTTGATGGGCCCTGACCCCCAGCTCAAGTGGGTGGTGACAGCCATGGTCCTAACCCAGGTGCTCTGCTGCTTCCTGGTACGTGACCTCAGCTGGAAGTGGCTAATCTTCTGGGCCTACATGTTTGGCGGTTGCATCAACCACTCCCTCACGCTCGCCATCCACGACATCTCGCACAATGTGGCCTTTGGGAATAAGGACGCTATGTGCAACCGCCTCTTTGGCATCTTCGCCAACCTACCAATTGGCGTGCCCTACTCCATCAGCTTCAAGAAGTACCATGTGGACCACCACCGTTACCTGGGTGGCCATGGACTCGACGTGGACGTCCCGACCCACCTGGAGGCTCGTCTCTTCAGCTCCCCCGCACGCAAGATCCTGTGGCTCTTCCTGCAGCCGCTATTCTACGCGCTTCGTCCCCTGGTGGTCAACCCTAAACCTGTAGGCAGGCTCGAGCTGTTGAATTTAATGGTGCAGCTAGCATTCAATGCTTTCATAGTGTACCTCTGGGGGCTTAAGCCTCTGGTCTACCTGATAGCAGGTTCGCTGTTGTGTATGGGACTGCACCCGATCTCGGGGCATTTTATCGCCGAACACTATATGTACCTGAGCGGGATCGAGACGTACTCGTACTACGGGCCGCTGAACTATATCACCTTTAATGTGGGCTACCACATGGAGCACCATGACTTTCCCAGCATCCCCGGCAGCCGGCTCCCTCAG atttcacatgactgggcaggagcgCAGCCACCTgtgggcccacccacttgggagacagGCCAAGCTAATCAGTga